In Corynebacterium nuruki S6-4, the following proteins share a genomic window:
- a CDS encoding ABC transporter ATP-binding protein — protein MIEVESLTKRYGAATAVEDLSFTVESGIVTGFLGPNGAGKSTTMRMIVGLDRPTSGRATINGAAYGELEKPLTQVGTLLDAKWVHPNRSAANHLRWLAAANGIDRKRVDEVLGLVGLSDVAGRKAGKFSLGMGQRLGLAAALLGDPGTLILDEPVNGLDPEGIRWVRDFVRHLASEGRTVLISSHLLSEMSMTADRLVVIGRGRLVADTTTHDFIRNSSAATTVVRTDAEHLPELKKALTAEGVTFTESTDDDGRTILVAEEHEPDDIGRVAFSYGVLLLELAERRASLEDAFMRMTGDAVDYQSVVNGEGK, from the coding sequence ATGATCGAGGTTGAATCACTGACGAAACGGTACGGTGCCGCCACCGCCGTGGAGGACCTGTCCTTCACGGTGGAGTCCGGCATCGTCACCGGCTTCCTGGGGCCCAACGGCGCCGGAAAGTCCACGACGATGAGGATGATCGTCGGTCTCGACCGGCCGACATCGGGTCGCGCGACCATCAACGGCGCCGCCTACGGCGAACTGGAGAAACCGTTGACCCAGGTCGGCACCCTGCTGGACGCCAAATGGGTCCACCCCAACCGCAGCGCCGCCAACCACCTGCGCTGGCTCGCCGCCGCCAACGGGATCGACCGGAAGCGGGTGGACGAGGTCCTCGGTCTGGTCGGCCTCTCCGACGTCGCCGGCCGGAAGGCCGGGAAGTTCTCCCTCGGCATGGGGCAGCGGCTGGGGCTCGCTGCGGCGCTGCTCGGCGACCCGGGCACGCTCATCCTCGACGAGCCGGTCAACGGCCTCGACCCGGAGGGTATCCGCTGGGTCCGTGACTTTGTGCGCCACCTGGCGTCGGAGGGTCGCACGGTCCTCATCAGCTCGCACCTGCTGTCCGAGATGTCGATGACCGCCGACCGGCTCGTCGTCATCGGCCGCGGCCGGCTCGTGGCGGACACCACCACCCACGACTTCATCAGGAACTCCTCGGCGGCGACGACCGTGGTCCGGACCGATGCGGAGCACCTGCCGGAGCTGAAGAAGGCGCTCACGGCCGAGGGTGTCACCTTCACCGAATCCACCGACGACGACGGTCGGACGATCCTCGTCGCCGAGGAGCACGAGCCCGACGACATCGGCCGGGTCGCGTTCAGTTACGGGGTGCTGCTGCTGGAGCTCGCCGAGCGCCGCGCCTCCCTGGAGGACGCCTTCATGCGCATGACCGGTGATGCGGTCGACTACCAGTCCGTCGTCAACGGGGAGGGCAAGTGA
- a CDS encoding ABC transporter permease subunit, whose product MLAHTINAEWIKLRSTRGIYWTSALVVLLSVGLSAFIGWANGMGMQSALDDNDTGFLATAGNLFTFSAGQAGLLSFGSMVIMIQAVLTVTGDYGNSTVKLSVLAAPARWQVAVAKFLVYGALAVVLALISAVVSAVLGHALAAGQLDDPSIADGMALSADDAWKTIGMIVVYVLGAVALCTGVGYLVRRTAGAMAIVLLWVLVLEDLTGLLPDSVSRYITPFLPFKNISAAISGNDLEHAPWGQGGSLIYYVVICLVIFVGGIVALRKRDA is encoded by the coding sequence ATGCTGGCACACACCATCAACGCGGAGTGGATCAAACTGCGGTCCACCCGGGGTATCTACTGGACCAGCGCGCTCGTCGTGCTGCTGTCCGTCGGCCTCTCCGCCTTTATCGGGTGGGCGAACGGCATGGGCATGCAGTCCGCGCTCGACGACAACGACACCGGCTTCCTGGCCACCGCCGGGAACCTGTTCACCTTCTCCGCCGGGCAGGCCGGCCTGCTGTCCTTCGGTTCCATGGTGATCATGATCCAGGCGGTGCTCACCGTCACCGGCGACTACGGGAACTCCACGGTGAAACTGTCGGTGCTGGCGGCGCCGGCACGGTGGCAGGTGGCCGTGGCGAAGTTCCTGGTCTACGGCGCCCTCGCCGTGGTCCTGGCCCTGATCTCCGCCGTCGTCAGTGCGGTGCTGGGCCACGCGCTCGCCGCCGGCCAGCTCGACGACCCCTCGATCGCCGACGGCATGGCCCTGTCGGCCGATGACGCCTGGAAGACCATCGGCATGATCGTCGTCTACGTCCTCGGCGCGGTCGCACTGTGCACCGGGGTCGGCTACCTCGTCCGCCGGACGGCCGGGGCGATGGCGATCGTGCTGCTGTGGGTGCTGGTGCTGGAGGACCTCACCGGTCTGCTGCCGGATTCGGTCAGCCGGTACATCACACCGTTCCTGCCGTTCAAGAACATCAGCGCCGCGATCTCCGGCAACGATCTGGAGCACGCCCCGTGGGGGCAGGGCGGCTCGCTGATCTACTACGTCGTGATCTGCCTGGTGATCTTCGTCGGCGGCATCGTCGCACTGCGGAAGCGGGACGCCTGA
- a CDS encoding multidrug effflux MFS transporter, protein MTDTVRPRKNPLPFAMLLGIALLSTAGPFGTDMYLPSLPEIGRDLAVGDSSVQLTITGFMVGMALGQLVMGPLSDRVGRHRMLATATVVWLVASVVCALVPGVGLFIVARFFQGAAGGTCVMLGRSMISDRTSGAGAARALSTMMVFTAVAPILAPVVGDAVAGLGSWRTVFWVLAVVGAVEFVVALALPETLPAERRATGSLGEVYRRMGGLLRIPAFLGHLVAFAIGFGAFFSFISGSSFVLQEQLGLSSQVFSFVFAGNAVALVVTNLVNAQVVERFGPATMQRTGQTLLVLGAVALLIVALTAPSVPAVVVCTAVVTVGTAFNMGNTTALAMDLAQGRSGAGSALLGAGQFLMAGVVSPLVGLGGDGLLTMAVVMTVCAGVAGVAGVAGLVGRRGSAGPDQR, encoded by the coding sequence GTGACCGACACTGTTCGACCGCGAAAGAACCCGCTCCCGTTCGCGATGCTGCTGGGCATCGCCCTGCTGTCCACTGCGGGCCCGTTCGGCACGGACATGTACCTGCCGAGCCTCCCGGAGATCGGCCGGGACCTGGCTGTCGGCGATTCGTCGGTGCAGCTCACCATCACCGGCTTCATGGTCGGGATGGCGCTCGGCCAGCTGGTGATGGGGCCGCTGTCGGACCGGGTGGGCCGGCACCGGATGCTCGCCACGGCCACGGTCGTGTGGCTCGTCGCCTCCGTCGTCTGTGCGCTCGTCCCGGGTGTCGGACTGTTCATCGTCGCCCGGTTCTTCCAGGGGGCCGCGGGCGGGACCTGCGTCATGCTCGGCCGGTCGATGATCTCCGACCGGACCTCCGGGGCGGGGGCCGCCCGGGCACTGTCGACGATGATGGTCTTCACCGCCGTCGCACCGATCCTGGCCCCCGTCGTCGGGGACGCGGTCGCGGGACTGGGCAGCTGGCGGACCGTCTTCTGGGTCCTCGCCGTCGTCGGGGCCGTGGAATTCGTCGTCGCCCTCGCCCTGCCGGAGACCCTGCCGGCGGAGCGCCGGGCCACCGGATCGCTCGGCGAGGTCTACCGGCGGATGGGCGGGCTGCTGCGTATCCCGGCCTTCCTCGGCCACCTGGTGGCCTTCGCCATCGGTTTCGGGGCGTTCTTCAGCTTCATCTCCGGCTCGTCCTTCGTCCTCCAGGAGCAGCTCGGACTGTCGTCGCAGGTCTTCAGCTTCGTCTTCGCGGGGAATGCGGTCGCCCTGGTGGTGACCAACCTCGTCAACGCGCAGGTGGTGGAGCGGTTCGGCCCGGCGACGATGCAGCGGACCGGACAGACCCTGCTGGTCCTCGGGGCGGTGGCCCTGCTCATCGTCGCTCTGACAGCGCCGTCGGTGCCGGCGGTGGTGGTGTGCACCGCGGTCGTCACGGTGGGGACCGCCTTCAACATGGGCAATACGACGGCTCTGGCGATGGACCTCGCCCAGGGGCGGTCGGGGGCCGGGTCGGCCCTGCTGGGGGCCGGGCAGTTCCTCATGGCCGGGGTGGTCTCACCGCTCGTCGGCCTGGGCGGGGACGGCCTGCTGACGATGGCCGTCGTCATGACGGTGTGCGCCGGCGTC